ACAAGCTATTTACAACGGTGCATACGATGAGCAAGCCACAGATAAAATACAAGTGAGTATAAAAAGTAGCGGAGACATGGCGGTCATTACAGCGTATCAATCGCCCTTTAATTCAGAGCGTTCAGTTGTTTCACTTAATGCCACCACTGAAAAAGCGTTTGGCTTAATTGATAAAACCCTTATGGACTCGCAAACATTAAGCCAATTAAAAGGCAGTGCTGCAGTTATTAACTCACAAGGTGTTAAAACAATAAAAACTGAAGAGCAATACTTTGTCGGTCATATTCCTGTACATACACTGGTGTGGTTCCATTTATCTGACCATCCATTTATTTTAGCCCTGCTTTCTATATTAACGCTGTTACTAATTTCATTTATTTTATGGCGATTACTACAAGCACTCACCCATAAACGTTTAGCTGAAGGAGATGAATAATGACATTACTTAACCGTGCATTATTAGTAGCCGCTTTTTTAAGTTTTTCTGTATCAGCGCAAACGCAACAGTGCGAGCCTTGGCAGGGGTGGCAAGTCTTTAAAAACCACTTTATCAGTGATGAAGGTCGCGTAATAGACTTAGGCTCAAAGCAAAACATTACCACCTCAGAGGGGCAATCATACGCGCTATTTTTTGCATTGGTAGCAAACGATAAAGCCGCATTTGATACCATTTTAGATTGGACGCAAGAAAACCTCTCTGAAGGCGATTTAAGTACACGTCTGCCTGCTTGGCAATGGGGTGAAACAGGCAATGATACCAATGGCATTATAGACTCAAACCCAGCATCAGACTCTGATTTATGGATAGCATATAGCTTATCGCAAGCAGCTATTTTATGGGATGAACGCCGCTATAGTATTTTAGCTGCGGTGTTAGCACAGCGTATCATGCGAGAAGAAACCGCCTATATCTCAGGTTTAGGACTTACCTTATTGCCCGCCCCTGCAGGCTTTGAATTTGACAATGATACTTTTAAGCTCAACCCAAGCTATTCGCCTTTGTTTATTTATCAGCAGTTTAGTAAGTTATACCCGCATTCACCTTGGCAACAATTACATGAAGGCTCTGCAAAACTTATTTTAGATACCGCTAAAAATGGGGTTAGCCCTGATTGGGTGATGTATAGCCCAGCAAAAGGTTTTTATTACGATAAAAAAACAACCGATTTAGGCAGTTTTAATGCCATTAGGGTCTACTTATGGGCCAGTATGATGGCGAATGACGCCCCTTACAAAGCTCAGTTGAGCGAGCAGTTTGCACCTTTTGTAGAAGCTATAAACAACCGTGGCTATGTCCCTTTAAATACCTATGCGAGCTCTGGCAAAACCCAACAGCGAGGCCCATTAGGTTTTAATGCTGCCCTACTGCCAATGCTAAAAGAAAAAGGGGACGATTCATTGGTTATGGCCATTCAACAAAAGCTGATGGTCGATAAATCATTTACACGAACTCGCTATTACGACAGTGTGTTAAACCTCTTTGGTAACAGTGCGCTTAATAAACGCTTTTCAATAACAGCAGACGGGACGCTCAAGCCAAAGTGGAGCACTGAATGTCGTTAAAATGGGCTGTTGTTTGTTCGTTAGCAGTCAGCGCAAGTGTGAATGCTAAAACAAATAATGACA
The genomic region above belongs to Pseudoalteromonas sp. MM1 and contains:
- the bcsZ gene encoding cellulose synthase complex periplasmic endoglucanase BcsZ, producing the protein MTLLNRALLVAAFLSFSVSAQTQQCEPWQGWQVFKNHFISDEGRVIDLGSKQNITTSEGQSYALFFALVANDKAAFDTILDWTQENLSEGDLSTRLPAWQWGETGNDTNGIIDSNPASDSDLWIAYSLSQAAILWDERRYSILAAVLAQRIMREETAYISGLGLTLLPAPAGFEFDNDTFKLNPSYSPLFIYQQFSKLYPHSPWQQLHEGSAKLILDTAKNGVSPDWVMYSPAKGFYYDKKTTDLGSFNAIRVYLWASMMANDAPYKAQLSEQFAPFVEAINNRGYVPLNTYASSGKTQQRGPLGFNAALLPMLKEKGDDSLVMAIQQKLMVDKSFTRTRYYDSVLNLFGNSALNKRFSITADGTLKPKWSTECR